Genomic segment of Acidobacteriota bacterium:
AACGGGCGCGGTCGTCGGCGAATCCGAGATCGCGGAGCATCCTCGGGATGTCCGCCGCGTAGGCGGCGGGAGTCGGGTACTTCTTCCGCGTCATCGCGTCGAGGTCCGACTCCTGGTACTTCGCCCTCGGCTTGAACCCCGCGTACCAGATGTCGAAGGACTCGAGCTTCCGCCCGAGCCGCTTCTCGATCAGCCGGCCGGTCCGCTCGCCGAGGGGCGAGGCGAGGAGAGCTTCGAGGAGGGCGCGCACCTGGGGCTCCGGGATCTCGCGGTTCACGTTGAAGCGGCGCGCGATGAAGGTCCGGTCCTCGGGGGTGAACGGATCGGCGAGACGCTCCGCCTTGAACCATCCCATCCACTGCCGGTACCGCTCGTCGGGCTCGCGGTCGGGCTTCGCGGACGCCGTCCTCCCCTCCGGAGGCTCCGCATCCCTCACGGTCGAGACGGTGACGGCGTTCGTCTCCGGGTTCCAATCGACCAGCGGGTTGTCGATGACCGCCTTCGGGATCTCCTGGCGCACGATCCGGTCCATCACCTTCACGATCAGGCGTTGCATGGCAAGCCCGTTGGCGTCCGCATAGCGCGCCTTGAGATCGTCCCTCAGGTTCCAGTGGCTCAGCAGCCTCAGCCCTGGCGGGAAGAGCCGCGCGCCGTCCGAGGTGACGAGGTGGTGCATGTAGATGTTGTAGCCGGCGATGTACGCCGCCGAGGCGCTCGCCGCCTCCGAGATGCGCTGCTGCACGTCGGCGGGGACGCGGTTCTGAAACCTCCCGGCGAGCCGCGTCGCGGCCCACTGCTCGCGGGTCCACCCCATCCCGTACTTCATGCGCTGGTCGAGCGTCGTCAGCGGGAAATTGAGAAGTCCGACGAAGGCGACCTTGTTCTCGAAGAGGTCGTCGTTGACGTGCGCCGAGGGGTCGTACCCCGCGAGCCGCTCGTCGATGGGAAGGACCGCCCCGAGGTCGAGATCGACCTGGCGTCTGAGGTCCCTCGAGAGCGAGACGAAGTAGCCGTCGAGGCTCTCCATCGCCCCCTCGAACCGCCCGAAGGCGGCCTCGAGCGTGGCCCCGCCGGGGATGAACTCCCCCTCGACGAAGGAGCGGAAGGCCGCGGCGTCGCCGTCGCTCGCGCGCCATCGGGAGAGGACCTGGTCCACCCCACGATCGATCCGCTCGGCCTCCCCCTCCCCGTACTTCTTCCGGAGCGCGCTCTTCGCGGAGGAGGCGGCCGCGGTGTACGCGAGATCGGCGCTCAGCGGGGCGGCCGGGCCGACGGTGGGCTGGCGCCCCTCGGCCGCGCGCCAAGCGCCGACCTGGACGGCCACGACCAGAGCGGCGCCGGTGACGGCGATCAGCAGACGTCTCGACATGAAAGGCCCTCCGATGGATGGGGTGTGCGGGCGTTCATGATACTCCGGGGATCTGTTACGCTGCCCGCATGGAGATCCGGGAGAGCATCCTCGAGACGATCGGGCGGACGCCGATGGTCCGCCTGCGGCGGATCGGCGAGGGGGCGGGCGCCGAGATCGTCGCGAAGATCGAGGGGTTCAACCCGATGGGGAGCGTCAAGGAGCGGATCGCCCTCGAGATCGTCGAGCGGGCGGAGGCCGACGGGTCGCTGAAGGCCGGGATGACCCTCCTCGAGTCCTCGTCCGGGAACACCGGGATCGGCCTCGCGATGGTGGGCGCGGCGAAGGGGTACGAGGTCGTCGTCACGATGCCGTGGAAGGCGAGCGTGGAGCGCCGCGTGATCCTGCGGGCGCTCGGCGCCCGCGTCGTCCTCACCCCTCCCGGCGGGAGCTCCGACACGGCATGGGACATGGCCGACGAGATGGCGACGGGGGAGCCGGACCGCTATTTTCGGGTGGCGCAGTACGATTCGCCCCACAACGCCGGCGCCCACTACCGCCACACGGCGGAGGAGATCTGGGAGCAGTGCGGCGGGCGGCTCGACGCGTTCGTGGCGACGCTCGGCACGACCGGCACGATCGTCGGCGCCGGCCGCAGGCTGAAGGAGCTCGACGCGAACATCCGCATCGTCGCCGCGGAGCCGCAGCCGGGTCACACGCAGATGGGGCTTCGCAATCTCGAGGAGTCGCGCGTGCCTTCGATCTGGGACCCCGAAGTCGCCGACGACCGGATCGTCGTCAGCGACGAGGACGCGTACCGCGCCGCGCGCGATCTGACCCGGCGCGAGGGGATCTTCGGCGGCATCTCGTCCGGCACCGCGGTGCACGCCGCCCTCGTGACGGCCCGGCGCCTCGGGCGCGGGCGCGTCGTGGCGCTCCTCCCGGATCGCGGGGAGAAGTACCTTTCGACGAGCCTCTTTCCGAAGGACGGCGCATGATCATCCTGTCGATCTCGGAGCGCGATCCCGGCGAGGTGCGGCGCCTTCTCGCCTCGCCCCCGGAGGGGGTCGATGCGGTCGAGGTGCGGCTGGATCTCCTGAAGGCCCGCGAGCCCTCGGGGTGGTTCCCCGGGCCGGCGGTCTCCCCGAGGCCCGTCATCGCCACCTGCCGCCGGCGCGCCGACGGCGGGGAGTTCGCGGGAGGGGAGAAGGGGCGCCGCGAGGCGCTCCTGGCCGCGGCCCGCGCCGGGGTCGCGTACGTCGACGTCGAGCACGGCTCGGCGCTCGAAGGGTCGATCGGCGATCTCGCGCCGGCGAAGATCATCCTCTCGCACCACGACCGCCGGCGCACGCAGGCCGCCGCGTCGCTCGCGGCGCTCTACCGGCGGATGGCGCGCGTCCCCGGCGTCGCGGTCGTGAAGATCGTCACGACGGCCGCGGATCCCCTCGACGTCGTCACGATCCGGGACCTCCTCGCCCGCGCCGCCGCGGGGAAGACGCCGCTCGCGGCTTTCGCGATGGGGGAGCTCGGGGTCGCGAGCCGCATCCTCGCGCCGTCGTGGGGATCGTGGGCGACCTACGTCGCGCTGCGCGACGGGAGGGCCTCGGCCCCCGGCCAGCTCACGCTCGCCGAGGCGCTCGGGACCTACCGCGTCGAGGAGATCGACGGCGAGACGCGCCTCGCCGGCATCACGGGGTATCCCGTCTCCCACTCCCTGTCGCCGGCGATGCACAACGCCGCCTACGCGGAGCACAAGCTCAACTTCCGCTACCTCCCCTTCGCCTCGCCGAAGGCGGACGCCATCCCGAAGCTGATCCGGAAGCTGAGGCTTCGCGGGCTGAGCGTGACGGCGCCGCACAAGATCGCCATCGTGAAGAAGATGCAGCGTCTCGACCCGGCCGCGCGACGGCTCGGCGCCGTGAACACCATCGTGAACGACGGGAAGCGTCTCTTCGGCTTCAACACCGACGCCGACGGGCTCATGAACCCGCTGCGCCTGAGGATCGACCCCTCGGGGATGACCGTGGCGATCGTCGGGGCGGGGGGATCGGCGCGCGCGCTGGCCGTCGCCCTGAGGGAGGGGGGGGCGGAGGTCCTCATCGCCTCGCGGCGCGAGAGGCCCGGGCGCGAGATGGCGCGCGCCACCGGGGCGCGGTACGTCGAGCTCAAGCGCCTCGCGCGCGCGTCGTACGACATCCTCATCAACGCCACCCCCGCGGGGATGGATCGCCGCGGGATGCCGGTGGGGGCCGCCGCGGTGAAGGGGCAGCTCGTCGCCGAGCTCGTCTACCGCCCGCCCCTCACGCCGCTCCTCACCCTCGCGCGCGCGCGCGGCATCCAGACCATCTCCGGGCTGGACGTGCTCCTCTCCCAGGGGATCGAGCAGTACGCCCTCTTCACCGGGCTTTCCGGTCCGGTCGAGACGATGCGCGGCGCGCTCTCCGCGGCGCTCGCGCGGGCTGGCGAGGTGGTGATTTGAGCGCCCAAGCCGACGGCCGGTACTCGCGCCAGGTCCTCTTCAAGCCGATCGGCGACGAGGGGCAGCGGCGCCTCGGCGCGGCTCGCGCCGCCGTGGTGGGCGTGGGGGCCACCGGGTCCGTCACCGCGTCGATCCTCGCGCGCGCGGGGGTCGGCGCGCTGCGCCTCATCGATCGCGACGTCATCGACGAGAGCAATCTCCAGCGGCAGTTCCTCTACACCGAGGACGATCTGAGGGCGCTGAAGCCGAAGGCGATCGCGGCGCGCGATCATCTGAGGGCCGCCAATTCGACGGTCGCCCTCGAGGCGGTGGTCGAGGACTTAGGGCCCGACAACGCGGTGAGGCTCCTCACCGGCGTCGATCTCATCCTCGACGGCACCGACAACTTCGAGACGCGATTCCTGATGAACGACGTCGCGGTCCGGCACGGTATCCCGTGGATCTACACCGCGTGCCTGGGGGCGTACGGCGTCACCATGACGATCGTCCCGGGCGAGACGGCGTGCCTGAGGTGCCTGATGGAGACTCCACCCGATCTTGGCTCCACGCCGACCTGCGACACCGCCGGGGTCATCGCCCCCATCGTCGCCATCATCGCGTCGTTCCAGGCGGCGGAGGCGCTGAAGATCCTCTCGGGCTCGTCGAGCGAGACGAGCGACGCCCTCCTGAGCGTCGACGCGTGGACTCAGAAGGTCACGCGCGTGCGCGTGCCGAGAGGGGGCGGGCGCCGCCGATGCGCGGCTTGCGACGGGATGGAGTTCGAGTTCCTCGCGGGGCGGGGGACGCGGCCGGCGGCGATCTGCGGCCGCAACGCGGTCCAGATCATGCCTTCGACCCGCGGCGCGCTGGACCTCGCGGCGCTCGCGGCCCGGCTGGGTGCGGCGGGGCAGGTCGAGCGATCGGAGTTCATGCTCCGCTTCACCGCGCCGGGGTGCCAGCTCTCCATCTTTCCCGACGGACGGGCCATCGTGGCCGGCACCAGCGACCCGGCGGCCGCACGCGCCCTCTACGCGCGCTACGTCGGCGCCTGACCCCGGATGACCCGGATGACGCGATGACCATCTATCTCGACAACGCCGCGACGACGTACCCGAAGCCCGAGGCCGTCCACCTCAGGCTCGGCTCGTTCCTGCGCGAGCACGGCGCGAACCCCGGGCGGGGCTCGTACCGGATGGTGCAGGAGGCCGAGGGGGTCATCTCGGGGGCGCGGCGAAGGCTCGCCGCCTTCTTCAACGCCCCCGATCCGTCGCGCGTGATCTTCGCCCTCAACGCCACCGACGCCCTCAACATCGCGATCTTCGGCGCGCTGAGGCAGGGCGACCATGTCGTCACGACCGTCTCCGATCACAACTCGATCGTGCGCCCTCTCAACAGGCTGGAGAGGGACGGCGTCGTGACGGTCACGCGCGTGAGACCCGACGGCCTCGGCGTCGTCGATCCTGCGGCGATCGCCGCGGCGATGACCGCCGGCACGCGGATGGTCGCGCTTCATCACGGCTCGAACGTGTCGGGGGCGCTGCAGCCCGTCGCCGAGATCGGGAAGATCGCCCGGGAGCGGGGGGCTCTCTTCCTCGTCGACGCCGCGCAGACGGCGGGGCTCTGGCCGGTGGACGTGGCCGCGATGTCGATCGACCTTCTCGCCCTGCCGGGGCACAAGAGCCTTCTCGGGCCGGCCGGAACGGGGGCGCTGATCCTCGGCGCGGGGGTGACCATCGGGTCGTGGCGCACCGGCGGCACGGGAGGGGACTCCTCATACCCGCTCCAGCCGGAGGAGTACCCGCACCACCTCGAGGCGGGGACGCTCAACACCCCGGGGATCGCGGCGATGATGGAGGGGGTCGCCTACGTCGAGTCGCGGGGCCTCGCCGCCATCCGCGCGCACGAGATGTCGATGATCGTCAGGCTCGCCGCAGGGCTCGGCGATAACCGGAAGATCCGCTTCTTCGGCCCGCCGGCGTCGGCGCCGCGCGTCAGCGTCCTCACCTTCAACGTCGAGGGGATCGCGCCGGACGAGATCGCGGGGATCCTCGACGCCTCGTTCGACATCGCCGTCCGCTCGGGGCTCCACTGCGCCCCGGGGGCTCACCGCGAGCTGGGCACGTTCCCTCACGGCGCGGTCCGCGTCAGCCCCGGCCCCTTCACGACCGCCGAGGAGATCGACACCCTCGTCGCGGCGGTGAGGAAGATCGCGGGATAGATTCAGGCGAGGCGCGAGCGGACGCGCTCGAAGACCCGGTGCCACATCGCCCGCGTCAGTCTTCCGGTGTTCGTATTCTGGCGGCTGGGATGGTAGGCGCTCACGAGGGTCCTTCCGTCGGGAAGCCGCCATTCCCCGTCGTGACGAAAGCGGGGGCGCTCGCGCGGCGCCATTTCATCCCACCATCCCGCCGCCCTCAGCCACGCCGCGTGGGCGATGCTTCCGAGCGTCAGCACGACCTCGATTCGACGGAGAAGGGCCATCTCCTGGACGAGGAAGGGGCGGCAGTTGTCGATCTCGTGTCTCGTGGGCTTGTTGGCCGGCGGGGCGCAGCGCGCGGAGGCCGAGATGAAGCAGCCGGTGAGAACGACGCCGTCATCGCGGCCCGTGGAGTCGGGGAGGTTCGAGAAGCCGAAACGGTGGAGCGCCTCGTAGAGCCAGCTCCCGCTCTGGTCGCCCGTGAAGACGCGCCCCGTGCGATTTCCGCCGTGCGCCGCCGGGGCTAGGCCCACGATGAAGAGCCGCGCGTTCGGATCGCCGAAGCCGGGGACGGGCTTCCCCCAGTAGACTTCGTCGCGGAACGCGCGCTTCCTCTCGATCGCGACCCGCGTGCAGTGCGCCCTGAGCCGCGGGCACTTCTCGCAAGCGACGATCGCGCGCTCCAGCTTCGACAAAGACACGAGAGTCCCCTCCATCCCGGGATGGAACAGTCGGCGCCGCCTCCGAAAGTGGCGCGCCGCGGTTGACGCCCTCGCGTCGCGGCGCCTACTCTGAGGCGAGATTTCCTCCCATGCGTCACCTGGAGCGCGCCATGTCACGCTGTTCGTCCCCGAAGCCTATCGCACTCTTCCTGCTGGTCGCGTCGATGGCCGCTCCCGGCTGCGCCTTCACGGTCCGCGATCAGCTCCGCCCCGGCACGCTCAGCCCGACCCTCGCCCCGTTCGTGTACAAAGAGGAGGGGGATCTCGTCCTCATGACCGTCGGGGTGGGCGCGGCGCGGTTCAGGGACGATCAGCCCTTCATCCCGCTCGAGGTCTGGGTGGCGAACAAGGGGGTCACTCCCTACATCTCGATCAACCGCGAGTCGTTCTACCTCGTCGATACCTTCGGCCACCGGTACGCGATGGCCGGCGTCGAGGAGGTGAGGCGCCTGCAGGGGGGGCTCTCCATCGACCGGCGGATGAGCTCGGCGGAGTTCAACGCCTTCAAGTTCGACGCGTACCACCTCGTCACCAGCTCGTTCTTCCCGAACATCTCGAGCGCCGCCGAGGTCCTCCACGATCGCGTCGAGATCCCCCGCTACGGCTACGTCCGCGAGATGCTCTACTTCCCGCACCCCGAGGGGGATCTCCTCGGCGGGATCTTCGAGCTGCACCTCGTCGGCAAGGAGCTGCCCCAGGAGATCTTCGTCGTCTTCGAAGTCCCCCGGGCGTAGAGGGCCAGGTGAGGCCGCACGCCCAGCCCTCGCCCGCCGAGGCGGCCGCCCTCGCGCGCGGCGCGGCCATCATCCCGATCACGCGGGAGGTTCCGGCCGATCTCGTCACCCCCGTCTCCGCGTTCCTCGGCGCCGCCGCCGGCAGCCGGAACGCCTTCCTCCTCGAGTCCGTGGAGGGAGGGGAATCTCTCGCGCGCTACTCGTTCCTCGGCTGGAACCCGCGCCTCGTCGTGCGGGCCCGCGGGACGAGGGTGACCGAGGAGACGGGCGGGAGGCGCCGGACGTACGAGGGGAACGTCCTCGACGTGCTGCGGCAGCGCCTGCGCTCGTCCCCCGTCGCGGCCGTCCCCGGCCTGCCGCGCTTCGCGTCGGGGGCCGTCGGCTTCATCGGCTACGACGCCGTGCGGCTTCTCGAGGCGATTCCGGACGGTGGAAGCGACCCCCTCGGATTCGACGACGTCGTCTTCGGCTTCTACGATCGCCTGGCCGCTTTCGATCACGTGCGGCAGCGGCTCCTCCTCATCGCGCTGATGCGCGTCCAGGGGCCGGCCGACGTGCGCCGCCTCCACGCCGCCACGCTCCGGGACCTCGACGGGATGGAGCGCGCGCTCACCGCGCCGCGGAGGATCCGGCCTTCCGCGCCCGCCGCGCGCCGGAGGGGCGCCTTCAGGTCGAACGTCTCGCGGGGGACCTTCGAGAAGCGCGTCCGCGCGGCGCAGTCCCTCATCCGCGCGGGGGAGATCTTCCAGGTCGTGCTGAGCCAACGGTTCGAGTCGAAGCTCCCGGCCACCCCCTTCGACGTCTACCGATCGCTCCGGCGGATCAACCCCTCACCGTACATGTACTGCCTCCTCGACGGCGACGACGCGATCGTCGGCGCCTCCCCCGAGATGCTGGTGCGCGTGGAGGACGATCGATTGGAGACCCGCCCCATCGCGGGGACGAGGCCGCGCGGCGCGTCGGAGGCGGAGGACCGCGCGCTGGAGGAGGAGCTGAAGGGCGACGCGAAGGAGCGCGCCGAGCATCTCATGCTGGTCGATCTCGCGCGGAACGACCTGGGGCGCGTCGCACGCCCGGGGTCCATCGGCGTCCACGGCCTCATGTCGGTCGAGCGCTTCTCGCACGTGATGCACCTCGTGACGCGCGTGACGGGAGTCCTCCGCGACGATCTCGACGCCTTCGACGCCCTGGCGGCGTGCTTCCCGGCGGGAACGGTGTCGGGGGCGCCCAAGGTGAGGGCGATGGAGGTCATCGAGGAGCTGGAGGGGACGCGGCGGGGACCGTACGCCGGGGCCGTCGCCTACGCCGACGTGGCCGGGAACCTCGACTCGTGCATCACCATCCGCACGATGGTCAGCCGCGGCCGCCGCGCCTTCGTGCAGGCCGGGGCCGGCATCGTCGCCGACTCGACCCCGTCCCGCGAGTATGAGGAGACGTGCCGCAAGGCCGAGGCGCTGATCGCCGCCGTCGCGGGGGCGCGATGATCCTCGTCCTCGACAACTACGACTCGTTCACGTACAACATCGTCCAGTATCTTCAAGAGCTGGGCGCCGAGGTCGAGGTGCGCCGGAACGACGCCGTCGGCGTCGAGGAGATCGAGCGGCGCCGCTTCGCAGCCGTCGTCATCTCGCCCGGGCCGGGGCGCCCGGAGGAGGCGGGGATCACGGAGGAGATCGTGAGGCGGCTCGGCGGAAAGGTCCCGATCCTCGGGGTCTGCCTCGGCCACCAGGCGATCGCCCGCGTCTTCGGCGGCAGGATCGTGAGGGCCGAGGTCCTCATGCACGGGAAGACGTCGGCCATCCGTCACGACGGCCGGACGATCTTCGCGGGCCTCCCCGATCCCTTCGACGCGACGCGCTACCACTCGCTGATCGTCGAGCGCTCGAGTTTTCCCGAGGCGCTCGAGGTGAGCGCCACGACCGGCGACGGGATCGTGATGGGGCTGAGGCGGAAAAGCGCCGGCGCGCCGCTCGAGGGAGTGCAGTTCCACCCGGAGTCGATCCTCACGATCGAGGGGAAGAAGCTCCTCGCGAACTTCCTCGGGATGATCGCCCCGTGCTGAAGCCGTTCATCCGGCGCGCCGTCGAGGGGCGGAACCTCTCGCGCCGGGAGGCGGGCGCGGCGATGGAGATCATCATGGAGGGGGCGGCCGACGACGCGCAGATCGCGGCCTTCGCCGTGGCGCTCCGCATGAAGGGGGAGTCGGCCGACGAGATCGCCGGGTTCGCCCGCGCGATGCGCGAGCGCGCGGTCCCCTTTCCCGCGAGCGGGGCCGATCTGGTCGACACCTGCGGCACGGGAGGGGACGGCCTCTCGACGCCGAACGTCTCGACGCTCGCGGCCCTCGTGGCCGCCGGGGCCGGAGTGAAGATCGCGAAGCACGGGAACCGCTCGGCCACGAGCCGGTGCGGCAGCGCCGACCTCCTCGAGAGGCTCGGCGTGGCAATCGATCGCCCCCCCGAGGCGGCGGCGCGCACGCTCGAGCGCGCCGGCATCGTCTTCCTCTTCGCCCCCGCGTACCACCCGGCGCTGAAGCGCGCGGCGGCGGCGCGATCGGCGATCGGTGTCCGGAGCTTCTTCAATCTCCTCGGCCCGCTGTGCAACCCGGCGCGGGCGGAAGCCGCGGTCATCGGCGTCGCCGACGGCGCGCGCGTCGTGATGATGGCGCAGGCGGCGCGACGGCTCGGCATGAAGCGCGCGCTCGTCGTCCACGGATCCGACGGGATGGACGAGCTGACCCTCGCGGGCGCGAGCCGCTGCGCGCGCCTCGCGGGGGGGAAGATCCGGTACATGACGATCCGCCCCTCCCGCGCAGGGCTGAGGGAGCGGGCCGGGCGCGTCGGGCGGGGAGGGGATCCCGATCGGAACGCGCGCGAGGCGATCGAGATCCTGGATGGGCGCCGGGGGGGCGCGCGCGACCTCGTCGTGCTCAACGCCGCCGCCGTCCTCGAGATCGGCGGCGCCGCGCGCGACCTGCGCGAGGGGGCGGCGCTCGCGGCCGAAAGTCTCGACCGCGGCGCGGCGGCCTCGAAGCTCGAGGCGCTTCGATGACCTCCGACACGCAGGACTTTCTCGCGAAGGTGGTCGCCGCCTCGCGCGCCCGCATCGCTCTCCTCGAAGGGGACACGCCGCTCTCCGCGATGGAGGAGCGGATCTGGAACCTCCCGCCGGCGGCCTCGTTCGAGGCGCCGCTTCGCGGCGCGGAGCGGCTCCACGTCATCGCCGAGATGAAGAGGTCGTCCCCCTCCGCGGGGATCCTCGTGGAACATTACGACCCGAGGCGGATCGCGCACGCGTACCTCGAGGGAGGCGCCTCGGCGATCTCGGTCCTCACCGAGCCCGACCTCTTCGGCGGCGATCTCTCGCACCTCCGCTTCGCCGGGACCTCGGGTCTCCCGATCCTGAGGAAGGACTTCCTCGTCAGCCCGTACCAGGTCGCCGAGGCCCGCCTCGCCGGCGCGGACGCGGTCCTCCTGATCGTCGCCGCCCTCGGCGAGGTGGGGCTCAGGCAGATGCTGCAGGCGGCCGGGAAGTACGGCCTCGCCGCGCTCGTCGAGATCCACGACGAGGAGGACATCCAGATGGCCGCCGGCTGCGGCGCGCGGATCGTCGGCGTGAACTCCCGCGACCTCCGCACGCTCAAGATCGACCCCGACCGGTGCGCGAAGCTCGCGCCGAAGCTCCCGCGGTCCGTCATCCGCGTCGCCGAGAGCGGCGTCTCCCGCCCCGACCAGGCGAGAGCCCTCAGGAAGACCGGCTACGACGCGGTCCTGGTCGGCGAGGCCCTCATGCGCGCGGAAGATCCCGTGGCGGCGCTGCGGAGGCTCGTCGAGGCGGGGACGCCATGACCCCGTGGCTGAAGATCTGCGGCATCACGCGCGCCGAGGACGCCGAGGCGGCCGTCGCGGCCGGAGCGCGCGCGGTGGGGTTCGTCTTCTGGAGCCGATCCCGCCGGTGCGTCACGACGCG
This window contains:
- a CDS encoding type I 3-dehydroquinate dehydratase, whose amino-acid sequence is MIILSISERDPGEVRRLLASPPEGVDAVEVRLDLLKAREPSGWFPGPAVSPRPVIATCRRRADGGEFAGGEKGRREALLAAARAGVAYVDVEHGSALEGSIGDLAPAKIILSHHDRRRTQAAASLAALYRRMARVPGVAVVKIVTTAADPLDVVTIRDLLARAAAGKTPLAAFAMGELGVASRILAPSWGSWATYVALRDGRASAPGQLTLAEALGTYRVEEIDGETRLAGITGYPVSHSLSPAMHNAAYAEHKLNFRYLPFASPKADAIPKLIRKLRLRGLSVTAPHKIAIVKKMQRLDPAARRLGAVNTIVNDGKRLFGFNTDADGLMNPLRLRIDPSGMTVAIVGAGGSARALAVALREGGAEVLIASRRERPGREMARATGARYVELKRLARASYDILINATPAGMDRRGMPVGAAAVKGQLVAELVYRPPLTPLLTLARARGIQTISGLDVLLSQGIEQYALFTGLSGPVETMRGALSAALARAGEVVI
- a CDS encoding aminotransferase class V-fold PLP-dependent enzyme, which encodes MTIYLDNAATTYPKPEAVHLRLGSFLREHGANPGRGSYRMVQEAEGVISGARRRLAAFFNAPDPSRVIFALNATDALNIAIFGALRQGDHVVTTVSDHNSIVRPLNRLERDGVVTVTRVRPDGLGVVDPAAIAAAMTAGTRMVALHHGSNVSGALQPVAEIGKIARERGALFLVDAAQTAGLWPVDVAAMSIDLLALPGHKSLLGPAGTGALILGAGVTIGSWRTGGTGGDSSYPLQPEEYPHHLEAGTLNTPGIAAMMEGVAYVESRGLAAIRAHEMSMIVRLAAGLGDNRKIRFFGPPASAPRVSVLTFNVEGIAPDEIAGILDASFDIAVRSGLHCAPGAHRELGTFPHGAVRVSPGPFTTAEEIDTLVAAVRKIAG
- a CDS encoding uracil-DNA glycosylase is translated as MEGTLVSLSKLERAIVACEKCPRLRAHCTRVAIERKRAFRDEVYWGKPVPGFGDPNARLFIVGLAPAAHGGNRTGRVFTGDQSGSWLYEALHRFGFSNLPDSTGRDDGVVLTGCFISASARCAPPANKPTRHEIDNCRPFLVQEMALLRRIEVVLTLGSIAHAAWLRAAGWWDEMAPRERPRFRHDGEWRLPDGRTLVSAYHPSRQNTNTGRLTRAMWHRVFERVRSRLA
- a CDS encoding aminodeoxychorismate/anthranilate synthase component II, whose product is MILVLDNYDSFTYNIVQYLQELGAEVEVRRNDAVGVEEIERRRFAAVVISPGPGRPEEAGITEEIVRRLGGKVPILGVCLGHQAIARVFGGRIVRAEVLMHGKTSAIRHDGRTIFAGLPDPFDATRYHSLIVERSSFPEALEVSATTGDGIVMGLRRKSAGAPLEGVQFHPESILTIEGKKLLANFLGMIAPC
- a CDS encoding PLP-dependent cysteine synthase family protein, which translates into the protein MEIRESILETIGRTPMVRLRRIGEGAGAEIVAKIEGFNPMGSVKERIALEIVERAEADGSLKAGMTLLESSSGNTGIGLAMVGAAKGYEVVVTMPWKASVERRVILRALGARVVLTPPGGSSDTAWDMADEMATGEPDRYFRVAQYDSPHNAGAHYRHTAEEIWEQCGGRLDAFVATLGTTGTIVGAGRRLKELDANIRIVAAEPQPGHTQMGLRNLEESRVPSIWDPEVADDRIVVSDEDAYRAARDLTRREGIFGGISSGTAVHAALVTARRLGRGRVVALLPDRGEKYLSTSLFPKDGA
- the trpC gene encoding indole-3-glycerol phosphate synthase TrpC, which gives rise to MTSDTQDFLAKVVAASRARIALLEGDTPLSAMEERIWNLPPAASFEAPLRGAERLHVIAEMKRSSPSAGILVEHYDPRRIAHAYLEGGASAISVLTEPDLFGGDLSHLRFAGTSGLPILRKDFLVSPYQVAEARLAGADAVLLIVAALGEVGLRQMLQAAGKYGLAALVEIHDEEDIQMAAGCGARIVGVNSRDLRTLKIDPDRCAKLAPKLPRSVIRVAESGVSRPDQARALRKTGYDAVLVGEALMRAEDPVAALRRLVEAGTP
- the trpD gene encoding anthranilate phosphoribosyltransferase; this encodes MLKPFIRRAVEGRNLSRREAGAAMEIIMEGAADDAQIAAFAVALRMKGESADEIAGFARAMRERAVPFPASGADLVDTCGTGGDGLSTPNVSTLAALVAAGAGVKIAKHGNRSATSRCGSADLLERLGVAIDRPPEAAARTLERAGIVFLFAPAYHPALKRAAAARSAIGVRSFFNLLGPLCNPARAEAAVIGVADGARVVMMAQAARRLGMKRALVVHGSDGMDELTLAGASRCARLAGGKIRYMTIRPSRAGLRERAGRVGRGGDPDRNAREAIEILDGRRGGARDLVVLNAAAVLEIGGAARDLREGAALAAESLDRGAAASKLEALR
- a CDS encoding ThiF family adenylyltransferase — its product is MSAQADGRYSRQVLFKPIGDEGQRRLGAARAAVVGVGATGSVTASILARAGVGALRLIDRDVIDESNLQRQFLYTEDDLRALKPKAIAARDHLRAANSTVALEAVVEDLGPDNAVRLLTGVDLILDGTDNFETRFLMNDVAVRHGIPWIYTACLGAYGVTMTIVPGETACLRCLMETPPDLGSTPTCDTAGVIAPIVAIIASFQAAEALKILSGSSSETSDALLSVDAWTQKVTRVRVPRGGGRRRCAACDGMEFEFLAGRGTRPAAICGRNAVQIMPSTRGALDLAALAARLGAAGQVERSEFMLRFTAPGCQLSIFPDGRAIVAGTSDPAAARALYARYVGA
- the trpE gene encoding anthranilate synthase component I, producing the protein MRPHAQPSPAEAAALARGAAIIPITREVPADLVTPVSAFLGAAAGSRNAFLLESVEGGESLARYSFLGWNPRLVVRARGTRVTEETGGRRRTYEGNVLDVLRQRLRSSPVAAVPGLPRFASGAVGFIGYDAVRLLEAIPDGGSDPLGFDDVVFGFYDRLAAFDHVRQRLLLIALMRVQGPADVRRLHAATLRDLDGMERALTAPRRIRPSAPAARRRGAFRSNVSRGTFEKRVRAAQSLIRAGEIFQVVLSQRFESKLPATPFDVYRSLRRINPSPYMYCLLDGDDAIVGASPEMLVRVEDDRLETRPIAGTRPRGASEAEDRALEEELKGDAKERAEHLMLVDLARNDLGRVARPGSIGVHGLMSVERFSHVMHLVTRVTGVLRDDLDAFDALAACFPAGTVSGAPKVRAMEVIEELEGTRRGPYAGAVAYADVAGNLDSCITIRTMVSRGRRAFVQAGAGIVADSTPSREYEETCRKAEALIAAVAGAR